The sequence TCATTGGTATTAGTCGGTGGATACCACTGACTTGAATGTAGATACTTGACATGTTTAATTACTAACCTGTGTAGCTGTATCAACATCAAGGTGAAGGACGGATCCAGTTTCAACCTTAACATCCTCGAATTTCTTACTGGATAATCTCAAATCCTCAACTTCCTCCACAGGCCATTGAATCAAATTGGTCTTGGTTTTCTTATCAAATGTCACTTCTCTTGGAACAGCCTGCCCAAAACAATAAATAGCACATTTAGTAAAATCATTAGCATAAGTTTAGATGTGTATGTCCAGAAacataaaatgaaaagaaaatcacCTGCACAGAGGACCATCCTTTCTCTACGTCAGCTCGTTCGCTGTCGGTCTCACCAATCCAACCCCACAAAATCCTTCTTTCTTTATGCTGATCGTAGAATGTCTTTGACGCATAGAAATGACCATAATCATACTTCAGTCCAATCCCAACATCTATTTCAGGGTTATCTGGGGTCCAAACATCCTTAGCCTCATCATAAACCCCAAGTGCATAATAATCCTTTTTATCATCGTCAAGACTAGCTTTCAAAACATGTTTGACATGAGGTCCGTTAACAGATGTATCGAGTCCATTTTCATCGACAGTAGAAACTGGGTACAGATCAACACATTCCCACATACCAGTACCGGGAACTGCATGCAATAATCCTTCTTTCAATTTGTAGTTGATAAAATCGGGTGTTTCGTAAACAACCGCCATGCCTAATGTTGTGTTCAATCTCGACCCGATTGTTATCTTCCAATTTCCATTTGGTGTCCTCCAAGCAGTGGTTGGATCACGGAAATCTTTGGAACCGATTCCAGGTGGTGGTAACAAAACCGGATTGTTTTCATATTTAACCCATTCAACAAGGAGAGGATCATTTGGATCAGCTGGGTATGCTACGTTTTGAACTTGCACGGATTCGTTTGTGGATCCAGTGTAGAGCATTACGAGTGAGCCGTCCGGTAAAATTGTTGCTGAGCCAGTCCAAACACCGTTGCTGTCATACCATTTATCAGGTACCATGGCTATAGGTAGGTATTGCCAGTGAATTAGATCTTTTGATACTGCATGACCCCAAACGATGTTGCCCCATACTGCGCCTTCCGGATTGTACTGATAGAAGAAATGATACCATCCTTTGTAATACAATGGACCTGCACCAAGTTATTTATGTTGCTGCTTAGTTTCAACTAGATTCATCGCACTATTGGTACAGCTTCGCGCACATGATTCATCGTGATATTCATGATTTCCAACAGTTGGTCAAAAAATGGATAAATGACGGTGTGGGCATATGTTTTTTCACATGGAAATGGAATATAATGAACTGACTAAACTAATGCGTTAGATCTATT comes from Papaver somniferum cultivar HN1 chromosome 7, ASM357369v1, whole genome shotgun sequence and encodes:
- the LOC113297137 gene encoding acid beta-fructofuranosidase-like — encoded protein: MDSTSRITDLESAVNECSYTTLPDHHTPSEDSSSVNGFKPLKSFAYTFSIVLFICSTVLVLVGDHQRSEILYSILPPISKITPSVVVPSRGVSEGVSEKSNANNLFAASNPFPWTNNMLSWQRTSYHFQPQRNWMNDPNGPLYYKGWYHFFYQYNPEGAVWGNIVWGHAVSKDLIHWQYLPIAMVPDKWYDSNGVWTGSATILPDGSLVMLYTGSTNESVQVQNVAYPADPNDPLLVEWVKYENNPVLLPPPGIGSKDFRDPTTAWRTPNGNWKITIGSRLNTTLGMAVVYETPDFINYKLKEGLLHAVPGTGMWECVDLYPVSTVDENGLDTSVNGPHVKHVLKASLDDDKKDYYALGVYDEAKDVWTPDNPEIDVGIGLKYDYGHFYASKTFYDQHKERRILWGWIGETDSERADVEKGWSSVQAVPREVTFDKKTKTNLIQWPVEEVEDLRLSSKKFEDVKVETGSVLHLDVDTATQVDITAEFEIDEKALEGVMEADVGYNCTTSGGAAGRGALGPFGLLVLADGSRTEQTAIYFYIAKGVDGNLNTFFCTDQSRSSKASDVNKQIYGSTVPVLKGEKLSMRLLVDHSIVEAFAQGGRTCITSRVYPTEAIYGASRVFLFNNATGVSVTAKKVKIWEMNSAFLHPYHFSAASVSHVTSLYVLAMILFSGLINMFIF